Proteins encoded in a region of the Coleofasciculus chthonoplastes PCC 7420 genome:
- a CDS encoding two-partner secretion domain-containing protein yields the protein MSMRFCLVSGLVIKLGVGIWFNPVSAQIIPDATLGSEGSRFIEGVEIDRIEGGAARGVNLFHSFTEFNVLDGQQVYFANPGGIENILSRVTGGNGSTILGTLGVLGNANLFLVNPNGIVFGPNARLDVAGSFVASTGNGFNFSDGSSFSATNPEAPPLLTINVTPGLQYGVSQPQAEIINQGNLRVGQDFSLVGNRLTLSGQLEAGRDLTLLATDTVEIRDSVSNPFIAKAGGELIVQGNETVDIFALNHPDSGLFSGGDMVLRSANTVGGDAHYWSGGSFRIEQLDSSLGSLSSPNDPVIRASGDVSFDSYTGASLHIFAGGSVTVKGGITITGADAINGIQETVTLSDGTTVVEIDGKTKPTLDIRAGTTAFGTPGVTGTFYPSVPDTEGTGTSADIRVDGEIKNDGGTVFLTNQYQPNSALAGGDIIVGNIYTSSFRGDGGSITIDARGDITTGNLNSYSSSRDSKNDSGDGGDITLSTTNGNITTTGTLYSYSYSLSDNSGNDSGNGGAITLSATNGNITTKKTFFSDSSSLSGNSGNGGNITLSAANDITIENILFSYSYSQSGNSGNGGAITLFATNGNIQIVEIRSFGSFSYSKKGNSGAGGAISLSAKEGNILGSNRLFMDTFSVSEQEEKSAKNGGNVTIEAQNTVSNLEILSISSGADAGNVEVRGFGDLSLTHTNITTSRSQPIRIFLNDKPIEFEVGQKGSSGNVTVTSTGNLTFNNSQINSDTQGSGSAGDVRIYSPSLVTFNNYSQIRSDTSSKGQAGNIQIDGDQVLLDNSTISSAVNLGDAKDAAGTITVEAGIIEMRNNAVVKADSNSTESAPGEITLSAINQLSIQNSRVTSDSQNNVDGYGTIQIEATQGSVVLNQATVSAKNEGSDFAADIFINARDELSIANQSAISADGNYGRIFVGYSSTEDYDNNTGIRPQAIAINNSQVTTTNKVTDNVDEVTRSLPAGEINLRATGNTSITSSTLLGTTAGSGEGGSIGIKTGSLSLTSSQLNATTSGTGRAGNVLITAEGEVSLGGGQISTSVEAGANVPSDQRSEIKINAGNLSITDRGSISASVNAGATGNAGDVTINAENGRVELGQQSQISSAVEQKAEGNAGSVTINTQQLTLNDAQATVSSTGEGIAGTLTVNAPSVLLDDQAKLTATTEEGSGGNIKLQNLSFLQLRNGSEISASTESGTGGNVSVEASGGTIALSGNSRLAAEATKNGNAGNVDITASGVTLNSGGQITAETDSGTSTAEQGNIFLRELNTLQVNNSRISSSTNTGKAGNVEITADEVTLDGIFNFEGTEQGGVLAQATGDGGNAGSVTFNTSRLSLDNDAEISASNVSGNEGGDVTLQGLTSLSLSNDSEISASTQTGQAGSVSVNDGDGENPAASVTLNNSRISAQATGDGGNAGNVMINAETLFLNNGEITAETRGKGQGANITLNLTDWLRLENESLISAEAFDDANGGNVKINLTANHGILFALPSNRNGSDIIAKADQGTGGNITITAPLGIYGIKERKAIDGNRTNDIDASSQFGAPGQITINSVVIDPSQGLIELPTDTAAPQLDQTCSPTGSGKNEFTVTGRDGLPPSPTDILTPEQPLADLGTPINSTATQPTPNPTPPASPKPIVEAQGWIIDEQGNVTLVANVPTANSQGAWQPQVSCQGGR from the coding sequence ATGAGTATGCGGTTTTGTCTGGTCAGTGGGTTAGTGATTAAGCTGGGCGTTGGTATCTGGTTTAACCCAGTGTCGGCTCAGATTATCCCGGATGCTACCTTGGGGAGTGAAGGGTCTCGCTTTATCGAAGGTGTAGAGATTGATCGGATTGAGGGTGGAGCAGCGCGAGGGGTCAATTTGTTCCACAGCTTTACTGAGTTTAACGTATTAGACGGACAACAGGTTTATTTTGCTAATCCTGGGGGGATTGAGAATATCCTAAGTCGGGTGACGGGGGGGAATGGCTCGACTATTTTGGGGACGTTGGGGGTATTGGGAAATGCTAATTTATTTTTAGTGAATCCCAATGGGATTGTGTTTGGACCGAATGCGCGGCTGGATGTGGCGGGTTCCTTTGTGGCTTCGACGGGAAATGGGTTTAATTTCTCGGATGGGAGTAGTTTTAGTGCGACGAATCCCGAAGCGCCGCCGTTGTTGACGATTAATGTTACTCCGGGGTTGCAGTATGGGGTGAGTCAGCCTCAAGCCGAGATTATTAATCAGGGAAATTTAAGGGTAGGGCAAGATTTTAGTTTAGTCGGGAATCGTCTCACGTTGTCGGGGCAGTTGGAAGCGGGGAGGGATTTAACCCTGTTGGCAACGGATACCGTAGAGATTCGAGATAGTGTGAGTAATCCGTTCATTGCTAAGGCGGGTGGTGAATTGATTGTGCAGGGGAATGAGACAGTTGATATTTTTGCCTTGAATCATCCTGATAGTGGCTTGTTTTCCGGTGGGGATATGGTGTTGCGGAGTGCGAATACTGTGGGAGGTGATGCTCATTACTGGAGTGGGGGGAGTTTTCGGATTGAGCAGTTGGATAGTAGTCTGGGGAGTTTGTCAAGCCCTAATGATCCAGTGATTCGGGCGAGTGGGGATGTCAGTTTTGATAGTTATACGGGGGCTTCCTTACATATTTTTGCGGGTGGTAGCGTCACGGTTAAAGGTGGTATCACAATTACTGGTGCAGACGCTATTAATGGAATTCAGGAGACAGTTACCCTCTCTGATGGGACAACAGTAGTAGAAATTGACGGTAAGACGAAACCTACGCTGGATATTCGGGCGGGAACGACTGCGTTCGGGACTCCTGGCGTGACGGGTACTTTCTATCCTAGTGTTCCTGATACGGAGGGAACGGGGACGAGTGCCGATATCCGAGTTGACGGTGAAATCAAAAATGATGGAGGAACAGTCTTTTTAACCAATCAGTATCAGCCTAATTCTGCATTGGCAGGAGGGGATATTATAGTTGGCAACATTTATACGAGCAGTTTTAGGGGGGATGGTGGTTCCATAACAATTGATGCTCGTGGGGATATCACTACAGGCAATTTGAACTCCTACTCGTCGTCACGCGATAGTAAGAATGATAGTGGGGATGGGGGAGACATTACTCTCTCTACTACCAATGGCAACATTACCACTACAGGCACTTTGTACTCGTACTCGTACTCATTGTCAGACAATAGTGGGAATGATAGTGGGAATGGGGGAGCCATCACTCTCTCTGCTACCAATGGCAACATTACAACCAAAAAGACTTTTTTCTCAGACTCGTCCTCATTGTCAGGCAATAGTGGGAATGGGGGAAACATCACCCTCTCTGCTGCTAATGACATTACTATTGAGAATATTTTGTTCTCGTACTCATACTCACAGTCAGGCAATAGTGGGAATGGAGGAGCTATCACCCTCTTTGCTACTAATGGCAACATTCAGATTGTTGAAATACGCTCATTTGGGTCATTTTCTTACTCTAAAAAAGGAAATAGTGGGGCTGGTGGAGCAATTTCTCTCAGTGCAAAAGAGGGAAATATTCTAGGAAGTAACCGTTTATTTATGGATACCTTCTCCGTCTCTGAACAAGAAGAAAAATCTGCAAAAAATGGTGGCAACGTTACTATAGAAGCTCAAAACACTGTGAGCAATCTAGAGATATTGTCCATCTCTTCTGGTGCAGACGCTGGCAATGTTGAGGTAAGAGGCTTTGGAGATTTATCGCTCACCCATACAAACATTACTACCAGCAGATCCCAGCCTATTAGGATTTTTTTAAACGATAAACCAATTGAATTTGAAGTTGGTCAGAAAGGCTCTTCGGGAAATGTCACTGTTACCAGTACAGGAAATCTCACATTCAACAATAGTCAGATTAATAGTGACACCCAAGGCAGCGGCTCCGCTGGGGATGTCAGAATCTATAGCCCTAGTCTAGTCACGTTCAATAATTATAGTCAAATTCGCAGTGATACCAGCAGTAAAGGACAAGCAGGCAATATTCAGATTGATGGAGATCAGGTACTTCTAGATAACAGTACAATCTCTAGTGCTGTCAACTTAGGCGATGCCAAGGATGCTGCTGGCACTATTACAGTGGAAGCCGGAATTATTGAGATGCGTAATAATGCCGTGGTGAAAGCTGACAGTAATAGTACTGAGTCTGCCCCTGGCGAGATTACCTTAAGTGCTATAAATCAGCTCTCAATTCAGAATAGCCGAGTTACCAGTGATAGCCAGAACAATGTAGACGGCTATGGAACGATTCAGATTGAGGCTACGCAGGGTTCAGTGGTACTGAATCAGGCTACAGTGAGTGCTAAAAATGAGGGTTCTGACTTTGCTGCCGATATATTTATCAATGCTCGTGATGAACTCTCAATTGCCAATCAAAGCGCAATCTCGGCAGATGGAAATTATGGACGCATTTTTGTTGGGTATAGTTCCACTGAGGATTATGACAACAATACAGGTATCCGTCCTCAAGCGATCGCGATCAATAACAGCCAGGTAACAACTACAAATAAAGTCACAGATAATGTCGATGAGGTCACCCGAAGCTTACCCGCAGGGGAAATCAACCTGAGAGCAACTGGCAATACTTCGATTACAAGTAGTACCCTTTTGGGCACGACGGCTGGCTCAGGTGAAGGTGGAAGTATTGGTATCAAGACAGGTTCGCTGTCGCTTACTAGTTCTCAACTTAATGCGACAACTAGCGGTACAGGTAGAGCAGGAAATGTATTAATTACGGCTGAAGGTGAGGTCTCCTTAGGAGGAGGTCAAATCTCCACCAGCGTGGAGGCTGGAGCCAACGTCCCCTCTGATCAAAGGAGCGAAATTAAGATTAACGCCGGAAATCTTTCAATTACAGATCGAGGTAGCATCTCTGCGTCAGTTAATGCAGGTGCGACAGGAAATGCAGGTGATGTGACAATTAATGCTGAAAACGGCAGGGTTGAGTTGGGACAGCAAAGTCAAATTTCTAGTGCTGTCGAACAGAAAGCGGAAGGTAACGCTGGCAGCGTAACTATTAACACTCAGCAATTAACTCTCAATGATGCCCAAGCCACCGTCAGCAGCACGGGCGAGGGAATAGCAGGAACCCTCACAGTTAATGCCCCTTCGGTGCTTTTGGATGACCAAGCCAAGCTCACGGCAACCACAGAGGAAGGTAGTGGTGGCAATATTAAACTACAGAATCTATCATTTCTACAATTACGCAACGGCAGTGAAATATCCGCTTCCACTGAAAGTGGTACTGGAGGCAATGTTTCAGTCGAAGCTTCAGGAGGCACTATCGCATTGAGTGGTAATAGTCGCTTAGCCGCAGAAGCAACCAAGAATGGTAACGCCGGTAATGTCGATATCACCGCTAGTGGTGTTACCCTCAATAGCGGCGGACAAATCACAGCCGAAACGGATAGTGGAACAAGTACAGCAGAGCAAGGTAATATCTTCCTACGAGAACTGAACACTCTACAGGTGAATAACAGCCGCATTTCCTCATCTACCAATACAGGCAAGGCAGGTAATGTCGAGATTACTGCGGATGAAGTCACCCTCGACGGCATCTTTAATTTTGAGGGAACAGAGCAAGGTGGAGTGCTAGCCCAGGCAACTGGGGATGGAGGTAATGCTGGCAGTGTCACTTTCAACACCTCTCGACTAAGTTTAGACAATGATGCCGAAATCTCAGCTAGTAATGTCTCAGGAAATGAGGGCGGAGACGTCACCTTACAAGGTTTGACAAGCCTATCCCTTAGCAATGACAGTGAGATATCGGCTTCCACACAAACGGGTCAAGCTGGTAGCGTCAGCGTCAATGATGGAGATGGAGAAAATCCTGCTGCTTCAGTTACCCTCAACAACAGCCGTATATCAGCACAGGCAACTGGGGATGGAGGTAACGCTGGCAATGTCATGATTAACGCCGAGACTCTCTTCTTAAACAATGGAGAAATCACAGCAGAAACCAGAGGAAAGGGACAAGGCGCCAACATCACCCTGAATCTCACAGATTGGTTGCGCCTAGAAAACGAAAGCCTCATCTCTGCCGAAGCCTTTGACGATGCCAATGGCGGTAACGTCAAAATTAACCTAACCGCCAACCATGGCATTCTCTTTGCCCTACCATCCAACAGAAACGGCAGCGATATCATTGCTAAAGCCGACCAGGGTACTGGCGGCAACATCACCATCACCGCCCCCCTTGGTATTTACGGCATCAAAGAACGGAAAGCTATAGACGGTAACCGCACCAATGATATAGATGCCAGTTCCCAGTTTGGTGCCCCAGGTCAAATCACCATCAATTCCGTGGTGATTGATCCCAGCCAAGGATTAATCGAACTCCCCACCGACACCGCCGCCCCCCAACTCGACCAAACCTGCTCCCCAACTGGAAGCGGTAAGAATGAATTTACCGTAACTGGACGCGACGGACTCCCCCCTAGCCCCACCGATATCCTCACCCCAGAACAACCGCTAGCCGATTTAGGCACACCCATCAACAGCACCGCCACCCAGCCAACCCCAAACCCAACTCCCCCCGCTTCCCCCAAACCCATCGTAGAAGCCCAAGGCTGGATTATTGACGAACAAGGTAACGTTACCCTCGTCGCCAATGTACCAACCGCCAATTCCCAGGGAGCATGGCAACCTCAAGTATCCTGTCAGGGAGGGCGCTAA
- a CDS encoding DUF790 family protein, with translation MLPTPLLIYRQNGEQIIPKRLPINPRTCDIATDLITCFREAVGHTQGQLKSQLSELEGDSPDYRLKRGLAHLLKNNFSTFEIVSPLEPKELRQRVFTLSAQSLPCRAATEATLETLSSTLTQELHQEVLPSQIRTGLYADLPENRILTQFDDPAPEALLHRYNLSQVQGIFYKASEMVLNAHRNVPGEYKLLFRYLKLFGLMTYIEGDADHGFTITIDGPASLFKTSTRYGLAIAKLIPALLHVTRWSLKATLQMRDPYTGTWKSGRFCLNDKCGLVTHYPPGKPYDSMIEASFANRWDSLKTEWILEREVDLIPIPGSVMIPDFRLVHPDGRDMLLEIVGFWRPDYLQKKFSQVRRAACDNLILAISERLNLDKAGVKLERVPAQIIWFKDKLSPKAVLEVLDQ, from the coding sequence ATGTTACCCACACCACTGCTAATTTATCGACAAAATGGGGAACAGATCATCCCCAAGCGGTTGCCGATTAACCCACGAACCTGTGATATCGCCACGGATTTAATCACCTGTTTCCGGGAGGCGGTGGGTCATACCCAAGGTCAACTCAAGAGCCAGCTTTCTGAATTAGAAGGGGATAGTCCTGATTATCGCCTCAAACGGGGACTAGCACATCTGCTCAAAAATAACTTCAGTACCTTTGAAATTGTTAGTCCCCTGGAACCAAAAGAACTGCGACAACGGGTTTTTACCCTATCTGCTCAATCCCTCCCCTGTCGCGCCGCTACGGAAGCGACTCTGGAAACCCTCAGTAGTACGCTTACTCAAGAATTACACCAAGAGGTGCTACCGTCGCAAATTAGAACAGGGCTTTATGCGGATTTGCCGGAAAATCGGATTCTCACCCAGTTTGATGATCCCGCGCCGGAAGCCTTGCTGCACCGTTACAACTTATCTCAAGTCCAGGGGATTTTCTACAAAGCCTCTGAGATGGTTCTCAATGCTCATCGGAATGTACCGGGGGAATATAAACTACTGTTTCGTTATTTAAAGTTATTTGGCTTAATGACTTATATTGAAGGCGATGCGGATCACGGGTTTACGATTACTATTGATGGACCTGCCAGTTTATTTAAAACCAGTACCCGCTATGGACTCGCGATCGCGAAACTGATTCCGGCTCTACTCCATGTTACTCGTTGGAGTCTAAAAGCCACGTTACAAATGCGTGATCCCTACACGGGAACGTGGAAATCCGGACGATTTTGCCTCAATGATAAGTGTGGGTTGGTCACTCATTATCCCCCGGGTAAGCCTTACGACAGTATGATTGAGGCATCCTTTGCCAACCGTTGGGACTCGCTGAAAACAGAGTGGATATTGGAGCGAGAAGTGGATCTGATTCCGATTCCGGGGAGTGTGATGATTCCTGATTTTCGGTTGGTGCATCCCGACGGGCGAGATATGTTGTTAGAAATTGTTGGGTTTTGGCGTCCCGACTACCTGCAAAAGAAATTTTCTCAAGTCCGGCGGGCGGCTTGTGATAATTTAATTTTGGCAATTTCTGAGCGACTTAATTTGGATAAAGCTGGGGTTAAGCTGGAACGTGTGCCTGCCCAGATTATTTGGTTTAAGGATAAATTATCACCCAAGGCGGTATTGGAAGTTTTAGATCAATGA
- a CDS encoding tetratricopeptide repeat protein: MSTTLSMRQTPAHTIYRVLECRPDSYRDWLNQGHGLRDEGRYEEALTSYNRALDYKPHDFWALYWRADVLDALGQYSEALSSYDQALAEKPTDYWSWCQRATVLRELQRYEDAIASYDHALDTRPDDYWAWYNRGRVALEDLDWYKEAITSFEEALKLRPTDYWSWYRLGDAQRHLARYGEAIASYEKALETQPDDYWAWYRRGDSLRRWGCLEDALASYDRALEIKPTDPWSWYQRGEVLRKLGRYPEAVASYDQVLASDPDDEYAWYNQACCYALLGNQEGAIASLQAAIRLNPSEYLLAQTDSDFDHLRGHEPFAALLKG, translated from the coding sequence ATGAGTACAACATTATCGATGAGGCAGACACCTGCCCATACTATCTACAGAGTGCTAGAGTGCAGACCTGATAGCTATAGAGATTGGTTAAATCAAGGGCATGGATTGCGCGATGAAGGACGCTATGAAGAGGCACTGACCAGCTATAATCGGGCTTTAGACTACAAGCCCCATGATTTTTGGGCGCTGTACTGGCGAGCCGATGTTTTAGATGCATTGGGACAGTACTCGGAAGCGTTAAGCAGTTATGACCAAGCTTTAGCCGAAAAGCCCACCGATTACTGGAGTTGGTGTCAACGCGCCACGGTACTGCGAGAATTACAACGCTACGAAGACGCGATCGCCAGTTATGATCACGCCCTGGATACTCGACCCGATGACTATTGGGCTTGGTACAATCGAGGACGGGTAGCGCTAGAAGATTTGGATTGGTACAAGGAAGCGATTACCTCCTTTGAGGAAGCCCTGAAGCTTCGACCAACCGATTACTGGAGTTGGTATCGCTTAGGTGACGCCCAGCGGCATTTGGCACGGTATGGAGAGGCAATTGCCAGTTATGAAAAAGCCTTAGAAACCCAACCCGATGATTATTGGGCATGGTACCGACGGGGAGATTCCCTGCGACGATGGGGATGCTTAGAAGACGCCTTAGCTAGCTATGATCGGGCGTTGGAAATCAAACCCACTGATCCCTGGAGTTGGTATCAGCGCGGGGAAGTTTTGCGGAAACTGGGTCGATATCCCGAAGCTGTGGCGAGTTATGACCAAGTATTAGCCTCTGATCCAGACGACGAATACGCCTGGTACAATCAAGCCTGCTGCTATGCCTTACTGGGAAATCAGGAGGGTGCGATCGCGAGTTTACAAGCAGCGATTCGCCTGAATCCAAGTGAATATCTCTTAGCCCAAACTGACTCAGATTTTGATCATCTACGGGGACATGAGCCGTTTGCCGCGTTGCTCAAGGGGTGA
- the pckA gene encoding phosphoenolpyruvate carboxykinase (ATP), which translates to MNENTYELESELKTLNHVYQTLSEVNPHMNDGSYGLESLGLRNLGHLYHNLPVPQLIEEALKRHEGVLAANGALCVETGKYTGRSPADKFIVDEPGLHEEVNWNKVNVPISQEKFDLLYKQMLAYLQGRDLFIFDGYVGVDPQYRLGVRVINELASQNLFAHQMFLRPTPEELNTHNHELTIIAIPGLQGDPEINGIHSEAFIVVSFAKRLVLIGGSRYAGEIKKSAFSFMNYLMTKRDVLPMHCSANMDKKGNTALFFGLSGTGKTTLSADPTRHLIGDDEHGWSERGVFNFEGGCYAKTIRLSRTNEPQIWSAIRFGSMMENVMLDPETRIPNYDDGRLTENTRVAYPVDYIPNCVIPGIGGHPGTVIFLTADAFGVLPPITKLTNNQAIFHFMSGYTSKLAGTERGITEPQATFSACFGQPFLPLSPTVYGEMLFERLVKYDANVYLVNTGWTGGPYGVGTRIRIQDSRAMVAAALSGELEKVQYYHHPIFKILVPKSVPGVDSSILDPQNTWSDPQAYETQAKDLAKRFVENFKKFPNAPREVKEAAPVFE; encoded by the coding sequence ATGAACGAAAATACTTACGAATTGGAATCTGAACTGAAAACGTTGAACCACGTCTATCAAACATTATCTGAAGTCAATCCTCACATGAATGATGGGAGTTATGGACTCGAATCTCTGGGATTAAGGAACCTTGGTCATCTGTATCACAATCTCCCGGTTCCCCAGCTTATTGAAGAAGCCCTAAAACGGCATGAAGGCGTTCTCGCTGCCAATGGCGCTCTTTGTGTAGAGACAGGGAAATACACTGGACGTTCTCCTGCGGATAAATTCATCGTTGATGAGCCAGGGCTGCATGAGGAAGTGAACTGGAATAAAGTCAATGTTCCCATATCACAGGAAAAATTTGACTTACTCTATAAACAGATGTTGGCTTATTTGCAAGGCAGAGATCTGTTTATCTTTGATGGGTATGTCGGCGTTGATCCGCAATACCGCCTGGGTGTACGAGTTATTAACGAACTCGCCTCGCAAAATTTGTTTGCCCATCAAATGTTCCTCCGCCCCACTCCAGAAGAACTGAATACCCATAACCACGAATTAACCATCATTGCGATTCCTGGTTTACAGGGAGACCCAGAAATTAATGGTATCCATAGTGAAGCCTTTATTGTCGTCAGCTTTGCCAAACGGCTGGTTTTGATTGGCGGTTCGCGCTATGCCGGTGAAATCAAAAAATCGGCATTCTCATTCATGAATTATCTGATGACGAAGCGCGATGTCCTGCCCATGCATTGTTCCGCCAACATGGACAAAAAAGGGAACACCGCGTTATTCTTTGGGCTTTCGGGTACAGGAAAAACCACCTTATCAGCTGATCCCACACGGCATCTAATTGGGGATGACGAACATGGATGGTCAGAACGGGGTGTCTTTAACTTTGAGGGAGGCTGCTACGCCAAAACCATTCGGCTGTCGCGGACGAATGAACCCCAGATTTGGTCAGCGATTCGCTTCGGGTCAATGATGGAAAACGTGATGCTTGACCCAGAAACCCGCATTCCCAACTATGATGATGGTCGCCTCACTGAAAACACACGAGTCGCGTATCCGGTCGATTATATTCCCAATTGTGTCATTCCGGGTATCGGTGGTCATCCCGGAACCGTCATTTTTCTCACCGCTGATGCTTTTGGTGTATTACCCCCGATTACCAAGCTGACTAATAATCAGGCAATTTTCCACTTCATGTCAGGTTACACCAGCAAACTGGCAGGTACAGAACGGGGAATTACGGAACCCCAAGCCACATTCTCCGCTTGTTTCGGTCAACCGTTCCTTCCTCTGTCGCCAACAGTCTACGGCGAGATGTTATTTGAGCGACTGGTCAAATACGACGCTAATGTCTATTTAGTCAATACAGGATGGACAGGTGGACCTTACGGCGTTGGCACACGTATCCGGATTCAAGACAGTCGCGCCATGGTTGCGGCGGCGTTGAGTGGCGAGTTGGAAAAGGTGCAATACTATCACCATCCCATCTTCAAGATCTTAGTGCCAAAATCAGTTCCCGGTGTTGACAGCAGCATTCTCGATCCCCAAAACACCTGGAGTGATCCCCAAGCCTACGAGACACAAGCGAAGGATTTGGCGAAACGATTTGTGGAAAACTTCAAGAAGTTTCCCAATGCGCCGCGTGAAGTGAAGGAAGCAGCACCTGTTTTTGAGTAA
- a CDS encoding glycosyltransferase family 39 protein: MSRSFPLSKLSRTFSWALLIAIAIAVLLRLVNLSHREFWYDEVLSLLLSTGQKTSYSTPKELPVTLADYTPLLSLPVENGIGAIPATLKKLLQGLAGEPHPPLFFLGQHLWLRLFGNGVAATRSLNVFFSIGAIGSAYGLGRRLLGHQGGLLLAALLGTNAYYLFHSLNVRMYGPLLLWVILSAWAALELIEPKRLTVPDKEYKDGEGSSFYTKLLWNLVFIGSIAAGFLTFYYFAFFIVALAVLVLWLDRQHWWQHGLRFVAGIILMIPWVLWGTRQQLRNADLERFGGTQTWMETVGKHLEGVTQTLGIHLVLGDWVTSLPLVSATIAGIGAIALLVVCSIRLWRQHHYRVLGVALLLGIFPLVLALMVDILKGQFTVGFGWGRSMIFILPGCLLLIAAWIERTMGKWRPLAAAIVLGFYLVISIGDFTLRDRRMFHQIADIIEQEPTTPTLIAMNSQAWGHVLRLAYYIPPDLPVTLLAQPPAKLAPVLEKTLNTQTGNFSRVLWLDSGDPIWSKPKTEAEKLTFQQNIQTTLKPQYQLVETQPLVGTMEEDQFTVHLYQRSQ, translated from the coding sequence ATGAGCCGAAGTTTTCCCCTCTCTAAACTCTCCCGGACATTTTCTTGGGCATTACTGATCGCGATCGCGATCGCAGTCCTGTTAAGACTCGTTAACTTAAGTCACCGAGAATTTTGGTACGACGAGGTGTTGTCCCTGCTGCTGTCTACGGGTCAAAAAACGTCCTATTCCACGCCGAAGGAGTTGCCGGTTACCTTAGCTGACTATACCCCATTACTGAGTTTACCTGTAGAAAACGGTATTGGTGCTATCCCAGCCACTTTAAAAAAGTTACTCCAAGGATTAGCTGGTGAACCCCATCCGCCTCTATTTTTTCTGGGTCAACATCTTTGGTTACGACTGTTCGGTAATGGGGTAGCGGCTACGCGCAGCTTAAACGTTTTCTTTAGTATCGGTGCAATCGGTAGCGCTTATGGTTTAGGTCGTCGTTTGCTGGGTCATCAAGGCGGTTTGTTATTGGCGGCTCTTTTAGGCACTAATGCTTATTATCTCTTTCACTCGCTCAATGTCCGCATGTATGGTCCACTATTGTTGTGGGTGATTCTTAGTGCTTGGGCGGCGCTGGAATTGATTGAACCCAAAAGGCTAACGGTTCCAGATAAAGAATACAAGGATGGTGAGGGATCAAGTTTCTATACTAAACTCTTATGGAATCTAGTCTTCATTGGCTCAATCGCCGCAGGTTTCCTGACTTTTTATTACTTCGCCTTTTTTATTGTCGCTCTGGCTGTCTTAGTCTTATGGTTAGATCGGCAACATTGGTGGCAACACGGACTCCGGTTTGTGGCGGGGATCATATTAATGATTCCTTGGGTGTTATGGGGAACCCGACAACAACTACGAAATGCTGATTTAGAGCGGTTTGGCGGGACTCAAACCTGGATGGAAACCGTAGGGAAACACCTCGAAGGAGTGACGCAAACCCTAGGTATTCATTTAGTGTTAGGAGATTGGGTTACCAGTTTACCCCTTGTCAGTGCTACTATCGCTGGGATAGGCGCGATCGCACTCTTGGTTGTCTGTAGTATCAGGCTATGGCGTCAGCATCACTACAGGGTTTTGGGTGTGGCGTTACTATTGGGGATTTTTCCCCTTGTCCTGGCGTTAATGGTGGATATCCTCAAAGGTCAATTTACCGTTGGTTTTGGCTGGGGGCGATCGATGATCTTTATTTTACCCGGATGCTTGCTCTTAATCGCCGCCTGGATTGAGCGGACAATGGGAAAATGGCGACCCCTCGCCGCCGCGATAGTGTTAGGGTTCTATCTAGTGATCAGTATCGGGGATTTCACATTACGCGATCGCCGGATGTTCCATCAAATTGCCGACATCATTGAGCAAGAACCGACAACTCCTACCTTAATCGCTATGAATTCTCAGGCTTGGGGTCACGTCCTCCGTTTAGCCTATTATATTCCCCCAGATTTGCCCGTCACCTTACTGGCGCAACCTCCCGCGAAACTGGCTCCGGTATTAGAGAAAACCTTGAATACTCAAACGGGTAATTTTTCTCGTGTACTCTGGTTAGATAGCGGTGATCCGATATGGTCAAAGCCCAAAACAGAAGCCGAAAAACTGACGTTTCAACAAAACATCCAGACCACTTTAAAGCCTCAATACCAGTTGGTAGAAACCCAGCCACTGGTGGGAACAATGGAAGAAGACCAATTCACTGTTCACCTCTATCAACGTTCTCAATAA